In Alteromonas sp. V450, the following proteins share a genomic window:
- a CDS encoding replication-associated recombination protein A, with translation MTSVNQDFAPLAARMRPVSIEQYSGQEHLLGQGKPLRKMLEAGHCHSMILWGPPGTGKTTLAELIAQYTNASVLRISAVTSGVKDIRAAMDTAEENARYNQRTLLFVDEVHRFNKSQQDAFLPFVESGVVTFIGATTENPSFELNKALLSRVRVYVLKTLEHDALSELVSRALSDSEKGLGDRTLGIDDTARNALIDLSGGDARRLLTYLELAADFTSANNITVTDIEHAVGEKVASYDNKGDTFYDLISAFHKSVRGSDPDAALYWYARILDGGGDALYVGRRLLAIASEDIGNADPRAMQLCVNAWDTFHRVGPAEGERAIAQAAVYCALAAKSNAVYMAFNEAKALARKTSDAPVPMHLRNAPTSLMKELGHGDGYRYAHNEPNAFAAGESYFPESLAGTRLYNPNERGLEKALKAKREFLDSLNARSNNKR, from the coding sequence ATGACCAGCGTTAATCAAGACTTCGCGCCGCTAGCGGCGCGCATGCGCCCGGTTTCCATCGAACAGTACAGCGGTCAAGAGCATTTACTTGGCCAAGGTAAGCCGCTTCGTAAAATGTTAGAGGCGGGTCACTGCCACTCTATGATTTTGTGGGGGCCGCCCGGCACCGGCAAAACCACTCTTGCAGAGCTTATCGCACAGTACACGAATGCGTCTGTGCTGCGTATTTCTGCGGTTACCTCTGGGGTGAAAGACATTAGAGCCGCTATGGATACGGCAGAGGAAAACGCCCGTTACAACCAGCGAACCTTATTGTTTGTTGACGAAGTACACAGGTTCAACAAGAGCCAGCAGGATGCGTTTCTTCCGTTTGTAGAGTCTGGTGTGGTGACTTTTATTGGCGCAACCACAGAAAACCCCTCATTCGAATTAAACAAAGCGTTGTTATCTCGTGTTCGCGTATATGTATTAAAGACCTTAGAACACGATGCGCTCTCGGAATTAGTGAGCAGAGCCCTAAGCGATAGTGAAAAAGGCTTGGGCGACAGGACCCTTGGTATTGACGACACAGCCAGAAACGCGCTTATCGATTTAAGTGGCGGTGACGCCCGGCGCCTTCTTACCTACTTAGAGCTAGCTGCCGACTTCACAAGTGCTAACAATATCACCGTAACTGACATAGAGCATGCGGTAGGCGAGAAGGTTGCCAGTTACGACAACAAAGGCGACACCTTCTACGACCTAATCTCCGCGTTTCATAAATCTGTAAGAGGCTCAGACCCTGACGCCGCACTTTACTGGTACGCAAGAATTCTCGATGGTGGCGGGGACGCACTATATGTAGGAAGACGGCTTCTGGCAATCGCGTCAGAAGATATTGGTAACGCCGATCCCAGAGCCATGCAGCTTTGCGTTAATGCATGGGATACTTTTCACCGTGTAGGGCCGGCAGAAGGTGAGCGGGCTATTGCGCAAGCTGCGGTATATTGTGCGTTAGCGGCAAAAAGTAATGCGGTTTACATGGCATTTAATGAAGCAAAAGCATTGGCGCGTAAAACATCCGACGCTCCGGTCCCCATGCATTTACGCAATGCACCAACCTCGCTTATGAAAGAATTGGGTCATGGTGACGGCTATCGCTATGCCCACAACGAGCCTAACGCTTTTGCAGCAGGTGAGTCTTATTTTCCAGAAAGCCTTGCTGGAACGCGACTGTACAACCCTAACGAACGCGGTTTAGAAAAAGCGTTAAAAGCCAAGCGTGAATTTCTCGATTCACTTAATGCGAGAAGCAACAATAAAAGGTAA
- the lolA gene encoding outer membrane lipoprotein chaperone LolA — translation MNKAVSIYFVSALALSNTVVSNANASAELDSLGANTSVDVTNANNAAGTNEANSAALQVLLGNMKQFRATFAQTVVDAEQNIVHEAQGKLTMTRPNKLRWETTLPDETLLVADGEAVWNVDTFVEQVTVLSQAAAIKDNPIVLLTSTDEATWSKFTISQMNSGPSAVKLETSASNNVNSVSGTKSYQITPKEEGGQIVTLTLTFNQDDELASLNMLDAQQQISTLVFNNIETRFPVAADTFAVDVPDNFIIDDQR, via the coding sequence ATGAATAAAGCAGTTTCGATTTATTTTGTCAGTGCACTGGCATTGTCTAATACGGTAGTGAGTAATGCCAATGCATCTGCAGAGCTTGACAGTTTAGGTGCAAATACCAGCGTCGATGTGACCAATGCTAATAATGCTGCCGGCACCAACGAAGCCAACAGCGCAGCATTACAGGTCCTGCTTGGGAACATGAAACAGTTTCGTGCAACCTTTGCGCAAACGGTAGTGGATGCCGAACAAAATATTGTGCATGAAGCTCAGGGTAAGCTGACTATGACCCGCCCCAACAAATTACGCTGGGAGACAACGTTGCCCGACGAAACGTTGCTGGTTGCCGATGGTGAAGCGGTTTGGAACGTTGATACTTTCGTAGAGCAAGTAACGGTGTTGTCACAAGCCGCTGCAATTAAAGATAATCCTATCGTTTTGCTGACGTCTACAGATGAAGCAACGTGGTCGAAGTTTACTATTAGTCAAATGAATAGCGGGCCATCGGCTGTCAAACTTGAAACAAGCGCATCAAACAACGTTAATAGTGTTAGTGGTACAAAAAGTTACCAAATAACGCCTAAGGAAGAGGGCGGCCAAATTGTTACGCTTACCTTAACGTTTAATCAGGATGACGAGCTCGCTTCACTAAATATGCTTGATGCGCAACAGCAAATTAGTACGTTAGTGTTTAACAATATTGAAACCCGTTTTCCTGTGGCAGCGGATACGTTTGCAGTTGATGTTCCAGATAACTTCATAATTGATGACCAGCGTTAA
- a CDS encoding DNA translocase FtsK, translated as MARLTGVQRVWEAGMIIACVFAFFLLLALVSFHPGDPGWSQAGLQLDIHNWVGATGAWVADLLLFSFGFLAYLLPFGSAFLGWFLFQHIKELDEFDYLTIGLRIIGGLLMALGATGIASINFDDIYNFSAGGFVGDVISSALIPYFNTAGTILLLLCFFCTGFTLLTGISWLTIIDSLGEGTLWLGRKTLAAPQSLLALEMPRLALANKSSKQEGGESEELDITSMRAEPLAPSAQAQPQQTQKVTSSRSEPSFGIDDGEDEPPFYAYDRDEPVQNQTNNKSIAEEKDSTLVDNDADTKKSAFSFSGMRNAVAGSIKDKVGLGKSDDEEQAHSNLEGTQSEHAQQRQQSPHINFDDLEEFDEDLPYETGSKPVASVNNTTSTADDSQSSEPVSQVQPTYSQSEVAGSTQSFTPAALGAKPVKARAGQIDPDLPPMPSFDLLERADKHENPLTPEEIEGISRLVEEKLADFNIEATVVGVYPGPVITRFELDLAPGVKVSKITGLSKDLARAMSAISVRVVEVIPGKSVIGLELPNKKREMVRLSEVISCDTFQSNKSPLTMVLGADISGQPVVVDLAKMPHLLVAGTTGSGKSVGVNVMILSLLYKSTPEDVRMIMIDPKMLELSVYEGIPHLLAEVVTDMKEAANALRWCVGEMERRYRLMSALGVRNLKGYNAKVEEAIANGTPIKDPLWKNEESMDAEAPDLAKLPAIVVVVDEFADMMMIVGKKVEELIARIAQKARAAGIHLILATQRPSVDVITGLIKANIPTRCAFQVSSKIDSRTILDQQGAETLLGMGDMLYLPPGSPVPTRVHGAFVDDHEVHAVVADWQKRGEPEYIDEILNGEATAEVLLPGEQPEGEDQEFDAFYDEAVAFVTETRRASVSSVQRKFRIGYNRAARLVEQMEMSGVVSAQGHNGNREVLAPPPHKE; from the coding sequence ATGGCGCGATTAACAGGGGTTCAGCGAGTGTGGGAAGCAGGCATGATTATCGCCTGTGTTTTCGCCTTCTTCTTATTGCTGGCACTAGTATCTTTTCATCCGGGCGACCCAGGCTGGAGTCAGGCTGGTTTACAATTAGACATACACAACTGGGTAGGCGCAACGGGAGCATGGGTTGCAGACCTGTTGCTTTTTTCGTTTGGCTTTCTTGCTTATCTTCTGCCATTCGGTTCTGCCTTCTTAGGCTGGTTCTTATTTCAACATATCAAAGAGCTAGACGAATTCGATTATCTCACCATTGGTTTACGCATTATTGGTGGGTTACTTATGGCCCTCGGTGCAACGGGTATCGCAAGTATTAATTTCGATGATATCTACAACTTTTCAGCGGGCGGTTTTGTTGGTGACGTCATTAGCTCGGCACTTATACCTTACTTTAACACTGCTGGAACAATCTTATTGTTGCTTTGCTTCTTCTGTACTGGTTTTACTCTGTTAACAGGCATTAGCTGGCTTACGATTATCGACAGCTTAGGCGAGGGAACGTTGTGGCTAGGTCGCAAGACCCTAGCAGCACCTCAAAGTTTGTTAGCACTTGAAATGCCGCGTTTGGCGTTAGCTAATAAGTCTTCCAAACAAGAAGGCGGCGAAAGCGAAGAGTTAGATATTACCAGTATGCGCGCTGAGCCTTTGGCGCCTTCCGCACAGGCCCAACCACAGCAAACACAAAAAGTTACGTCTTCTCGTAGTGAGCCGTCTTTCGGCATTGATGACGGAGAAGATGAGCCGCCATTTTATGCTTATGACAGAGACGAACCCGTTCAAAATCAGACTAATAATAAATCTATCGCAGAAGAGAAAGATAGTACGTTGGTTGATAATGACGCTGACACCAAGAAGTCGGCTTTTTCTTTTTCGGGAATGCGCAACGCCGTAGCCGGTAGCATTAAAGACAAAGTAGGCCTGGGAAAATCAGATGATGAAGAGCAAGCGCACTCAAACCTTGAAGGTACACAAAGTGAGCACGCTCAGCAACGCCAGCAAAGTCCGCATATTAATTTTGACGATTTAGAAGAGTTTGACGAAGATTTGCCCTACGAAACAGGAAGTAAGCCAGTGGCTTCGGTAAACAATACGACTTCCACAGCAGATGATAGTCAGTCTTCAGAGCCTGTTTCTCAAGTGCAACCAACGTATTCGCAAAGCGAAGTAGCAGGTAGCACGCAGTCATTTACCCCTGCTGCACTTGGCGCGAAGCCTGTTAAAGCCAGAGCTGGGCAAATAGACCCTGACCTGCCGCCTATGCCGTCGTTTGACTTGCTTGAACGCGCTGATAAACATGAAAACCCGCTCACGCCGGAAGAAATTGAAGGTATTTCTCGTTTGGTAGAGGAGAAGCTGGCTGATTTCAATATTGAAGCAACGGTAGTGGGTGTTTATCCGGGGCCAGTTATCACGCGCTTCGAACTTGATTTGGCGCCTGGTGTTAAAGTGAGCAAAATTACAGGGCTATCGAAAGACTTAGCCCGTGCAATGTCAGCAATATCAGTGCGGGTTGTGGAAGTTATCCCGGGTAAGTCGGTTATCGGATTAGAACTTCCTAACAAAAAACGTGAAATGGTGCGTTTGAGCGAAGTGATTAGCTGCGATACGTTCCAGTCGAACAAGTCGCCATTAACCATGGTATTGGGTGCCGACATCTCGGGTCAGCCAGTAGTGGTAGATTTAGCTAAAATGCCGCACCTTTTGGTTGCTGGTACTACAGGTTCAGGTAAATCTGTGGGTGTGAACGTAATGATTTTGAGTTTGCTCTATAAGAGTACGCCAGAAGATGTTCGCATGATAATGATTGACCCTAAAATGCTAGAGCTTTCGGTGTATGAAGGTATACCGCATTTGCTTGCTGAAGTGGTTACTGACATGAAAGAAGCCGCCAATGCCCTTAGGTGGTGTGTGGGCGAAATGGAGCGTCGTTATCGCCTAATGAGCGCTCTTGGTGTACGTAACCTAAAGGGCTATAACGCCAAGGTAGAAGAAGCCATTGCTAATGGCACGCCGATTAAAGATCCGCTTTGGAAGAATGAAGAAAGTATGGATGCTGAAGCACCAGACTTAGCCAAGCTTCCCGCTATTGTGGTAGTAGTTGATGAATTTGCCGACATGATGATGATTGTGGGCAAAAAAGTAGAAGAGCTAATTGCGCGTATCGCGCAGAAAGCGCGTGCTGCCGGTATTCACCTTATTCTCGCTACCCAGCGTCCGTCTGTAGATGTTATTACTGGTTTGATCAAAGCGAACATTCCAACCCGCTGTGCGTTCCAAGTTTCCAGTAAAATAGACTCAAGAACTATCCTTGATCAACAGGGGGCAGAAACCTTGTTAGGTATGGGGGATATGCTTTACTTACCACCAGGAAGCCCTGTACCAACCCGTGTTCACGGTGCATTTGTTGATGATCACGAAGTACATGCGGTCGTAGCTGACTGGCAAAAGCGTGGAGAGCCGGAATACATTGATGAAATCCTTAACGGGGAGGCAACCGCTGAGGTGCTGCTGCCAGGTGAGCAACCTGAGGGCGAAGACCAAGAATTCGATGCTTTCTACGACGAAGCTGTTGCGTTTGTTACTGAAACCCGTCGCGCGAGTGTCTCAAGTGTGCAGCGCAAATTTAGAATTGGTTACAACCGTGCGGCACGCTTAGTTGAACAAATGGAAATGAGCGGTGTCGTAAGTGCACAGGGGCATAACGGGAACCGTGAGGTGCTTGCACCGCCGCCCCACAAAGAATAA
- the lrp gene encoding leucine-responsive transcriptional regulator Lrp, whose translation MLVKTPKHLDRIDRNILVQLQKNGRISNVELAKEVGLSPSPCLERVKRLEAQGYIKGYHAVVDPEKLGAAMLVFVEITLTKTSVDIFAEFSAAVKLHDDIQECHLVSGDFDFLLKARVADMGSYRKLLGDTLLRLPGVSESRTYVVMEEVKSTSSLRINLK comes from the coding sequence ATGCTGGTAAAGACACCAAAACACCTTGACCGAATAGACAGGAATATACTGGTTCAGCTGCAAAAAAACGGCCGAATCTCTAATGTAGAGCTTGCCAAAGAAGTTGGACTTAGCCCAAGTCCTTGCTTAGAAAGGGTTAAGAGATTAGAGGCTCAGGGCTATATAAAGGGCTACCATGCGGTTGTAGATCCTGAGAAGCTCGGTGCAGCAATGCTCGTCTTCGTTGAAATTACGTTGACAAAGACATCGGTCGATATCTTCGCAGAATTTTCTGCTGCCGTAAAACTGCACGACGATATACAAGAATGCCACTTAGTGTCTGGAGATTTCGACTTTTTGTTAAAAGCGCGTGTTGCTGATATGGGCAGCTACCGGAAATTACTAGGCGATACTTTATTACGTCTGCCTGGCGTGAGCGAGTCGCGAACCTATGTGGTAATGGAGGAAGTGAAAAGTACTTCATCTCTTCGCATTAATTTGAAGTAA
- the ald gene encoding alanine dehydrogenase has translation MLVGVPKEIKNHEYRVGLTPAAVKEFVSHGHRVLVETKAGEAIGFTDEMYVEAGASIAPSAEQVFAEAEMIVKVKEPQPNECKMLRKGQTLYTYLHLAPDPTQTKLLVESGATCIAYETVTDDRGGLPLLAPMSEVAGRMSVQAGAHYLEKAHGGSGTLLGGVPGVAPGKVLVIGGGVVGTNAAKMALGLGADVTILDRSLPRLRQLDDIFNGQVKTVYSTVDAIEHYSSKADLVVGAVLIPGAAAPKLLTREQIKAMKPGSVLVDVAIDQGGCFETSKATTHQDPVYVVEDVVHYCVANMPGGVARTSTMALNNATLPFGLALANKGPANAMLEDKHLLNGLNVHEGKVTYKAVVDALGEELGLTYTPAEIALKGE, from the coding sequence ATGTTAGTTGGTGTACCAAAAGAAATTAAGAACCATGAGTATCGTGTTGGCTTGACGCCTGCAGCAGTAAAAGAGTTTGTTAGCCACGGTCACCGTGTACTGGTTGAAACAAAAGCCGGTGAAGCTATCGGTTTCACTGACGAAATGTATGTAGAAGCCGGCGCTTCTATTGCACCTTCTGCTGAGCAAGTGTTTGCTGAAGCAGAAATGATTGTGAAAGTAAAAGAGCCTCAGCCAAATGAATGTAAGATGCTGCGTAAAGGCCAAACCCTCTACACTTACCTTCACTTAGCCCCCGATCCAACGCAAACAAAGTTACTTGTTGAGTCAGGTGCAACGTGTATAGCATACGAAACGGTGACTGACGACCGAGGCGGCCTTCCACTTCTTGCGCCAATGAGTGAAGTAGCAGGCCGTATGTCTGTTCAAGCAGGTGCGCATTATCTTGAAAAAGCGCACGGTGGCAGCGGAACACTACTTGGCGGCGTACCAGGTGTAGCGCCAGGTAAAGTATTGGTTATCGGTGGTGGCGTTGTTGGCACTAACGCTGCAAAAATGGCACTAGGCCTTGGCGCAGATGTCACTATTTTAGACCGTTCACTTCCACGTCTTCGCCAATTAGACGACATCTTTAACGGTCAAGTTAAAACCGTTTATTCTACAGTAGATGCTATTGAGCATTACTCATCTAAAGCGGACCTAGTTGTGGGTGCAGTACTTATTCCTGGTGCAGCCGCGCCTAAGCTTCTTACTCGCGAACAAATCAAGGCCATGAAGCCTGGTTCAGTGCTTGTCGACGTTGCTATCGACCAGGGTGGGTGCTTTGAAACCTCGAAAGCCACCACGCACCAAGACCCGGTTTATGTTGTTGAGGACGTGGTTCACTACTGTGTTGCAAACATGCCAGGCGGCGTTGCGCGTACGTCTACAATGGCACTAAACAATGCTACGTTGCCATTCGGCCTAGCCCTTGCGAACAAGGGCCCTGCAAATGCAATGCTAGAAGACAAGCACTTGCTTAACGGCCTAAATGTTCACGAGGGTAAAGTAACTTACAAAGCCGTTGTTGACGCACTTGGTGAAGAGTTAGGTTTAACGTATACGCCTGCTGAAATAGCGCTTAAAGGCGAATAA
- the pyrF gene encoding orotidine-5'-phosphate decarboxylase: MHDPRVIVALDYDNKDTALAFVDKLDPSLCKLKVGKEMFTLFGPELVKALIAKGFDVFLDLKFHDIPNTVAKACKAAAELGVWMVNVHASGGLPMMQAAKEAIASSSNPQTKLIAVTVLTSMDDVQLADVVGGVTPEQQVLRLAALTEKAGLDGIVCSAQEARALREKHSEDFLLVTPGIRPAGADAGDQKRVMTPNDAMKAGVSYLVMGRPITKAEDPIAVLRAVNASING, translated from the coding sequence ATGCATGACCCACGCGTTATTGTTGCATTAGACTATGACAATAAAGACACGGCATTGGCGTTTGTTGATAAATTAGATCCAAGCTTGTGTAAGCTAAAAGTGGGCAAGGAGATGTTCACCTTATTTGGACCAGAGTTGGTAAAAGCGCTCATCGCCAAAGGCTTTGATGTTTTCCTTGACCTTAAATTTCACGATATCCCCAACACAGTAGCCAAGGCGTGTAAAGCGGCGGCTGAGCTAGGTGTATGGATGGTAAATGTGCATGCATCAGGCGGCTTACCTATGATGCAAGCAGCGAAAGAAGCAATTGCTTCAAGCAGTAACCCTCAAACTAAGCTCATTGCGGTTACCGTGCTTACCAGCATGGATGACGTGCAACTGGCTGATGTGGTAGGTGGCGTAACGCCAGAGCAACAGGTGTTGCGCTTAGCAGCGTTAACAGAAAAAGCAGGACTTGACGGTATCGTTTGTTCAGCCCAAGAAGCCCGCGCGTTACGCGAAAAACATAGCGAGGACTTTCTGCTTGTTACTCCTGGTATTCGCCCAGCCGGAGCAGATGCCGGCGATCAAAAGCGGGTAATGACACCAAATGATGCAATGAAAGCGGGTGTGAGCTATTTAGTTATGGGACGACCCATCACTAAAGCAGAGGATCCGATTGCAGTACTGAGGGCGGTTAACGCGTCGATAAACGGCTAG